The window GCTCTCGTCTTGGAAGACCGAGCCGGGCTCACGGGCATACTCGGCGACGCGGTCGGTGAGGACGGGTCCGGGGACAAGCTCGTTGACGCTGATGTCGTGCGGCCATTGCTCCAGGGCGAGCACGCGGATGAGCATGGAGAGCCCGGCCTTGGCCGAGGCGTAGGCCGACTCGCCCGGCCTTCCGCGATGCCCCAGACCCGAACCTATCGCGATGATCTTCCCGGCGCCGCGCTCCTTGAGGTGCGGGATCGCCGCTCTCGCCGTGTGGTAGGCGCCGATGAGGTTGAGTTGCACGGTGCCCGTCCACTGCGCGGGGCTTCCACACTCCACGTTGGGGCTGTGGTCGAGATTGCCGCCCGCATTGATCACGACGATGTCGATTCCACCAAACTCGCCGGCGGTGGCATGGAATGCATCAACGACTGAGTCCAAGTCGGTAACGTCCGCCTGGACGGACATCGCGGTCCCGCCGCCGCTTCGAATATCGGCTGCCGTACCGGCGATGTCGGACTCAGTGCGGGCAAGACAGCTCACAGCAGCACCAGCCTCGCCATAGGCGATGGCGATCGCCCTGCCGATCCCGCTGCCCGCGCCGGTGACGACGGCCACTTTGCCGGACAGATTGCCCTCTACGGGCATCAGCGTTCCCTCAAAGCCGCAGAACGAACCTCAAACAGAAGGTTTGCGATTCCTTCAGGCGGACGCCCTCGCCTGTTGGCCGACTCGAACGCCCGCGACGTGACCTCTGTTACCAGCGAATCCAGGTCGTTCACTTCTCTAACCCCTCTGTGCAGCATTGATTGACGGCATCGGGTCCGTCTCGCCGCCGGGTTATCCCCTGGCCTCAATCAGGACGCGGCCCCCGCGCTCGACTTCGATGTTCAGGTTGTGCCGATCCAGCAGCAGCATGCCCACGAGCGGGGTGCTGCCTGTCGCGTCGGCCTCAATGTCTTTCGGTTGGCCGTCCCAGAGCACGGTGA is drawn from Chloroflexota bacterium and contains these coding sequences:
- a CDS encoding SDR family NAD(P)-dependent oxidoreductase, giving the protein MPVEGNLSGKVAVVTGAGSGIGRAIAIAYGEAGAAVSCLARTESDIAGTAADIRSGGGTAMSVQADVTDLDSVVDAFHATAGEFGGIDIVVINAGGNLDHSPNVECGSPAQWTGTVQLNLIGAYHTARAAIPHLKERGAGKIIAIGSGLGHRGRPGESAYASAKAGLSMLIRVLALEQWPHDISVNELVPGPVLTDRVAEYAREPGSVFQDESEWVKTPEDVAPLALFLATQPDKGPTGQMYSLMRRDA